In Bacteroidota bacterium, the genomic stretch CACTTTGCTTTGGAAAACACTTTTGCTACCGATTACGAGAGCTTCTTAAAAGGAATACCATCAAATTATTCCATTCAGGCTATGGAGGATACAACAGTAGTATTAATGTCCTTTGAAATGTTGAATAAAGGGTACCGGAAACTGAGATATGGCGAAAAACTTGGACGATTACTCGCTGAGGAATATTTTTTTATTTTTAATGATAAGATACAATCTATATATACCAAAACACCTATTGAAAGATATAGTGATATGAATATTAAATTCCCGAAAATTCTTCAACGCATACCACAACACTATATCGCATCTTACCTCAATGTTAGCTCTGTACATTTAAGTCGTTTAAAAAGTCACCCCGGGAATAATAC encodes the following:
- a CDS encoding Crp/Fnr family transcriptional regulator, whose product is MNNNIENIRKVISDYIEINEEEWDDYSSMFRVKHLNKKEIILNEGSICRDVFFVARGLLRVYFVDNKGDEKTFHFALENTFATDYESFLKGIPSNYSIQAMEDTTVVLMSFEMLNKGYRKLRYGEKLGRLLAEEYFFIFNDKIQSIYTKTPIERYSDMNIKFPKILQRIPQHYIASYLNVSSVHLSRLKSHPGNNTNLK